A section of the Longimicrobiaceae bacterium genome encodes:
- a CDS encoding chemotaxis protein CheW has translation MSAVTVRLGAAEFGLPMERVRAVLRPPPLTRVPFPPPDVAGLVHLRGALVAVLDLGTRLRSGPARRPGRLVVVARGDGGEPLALLVDAVAGTVETGDLVDPPPAEAVAALPDGWLEGVVRSAEGRPVALLHLDNVLAGVDA, from the coding sequence GTGAGCGCGGTCACGGTGCGGCTGGGGGCGGCGGAGTTCGGCCTTCCCATGGAGCGGGTGCGCGCCGTGCTGCGTCCCCCGCCCCTGACCCGCGTCCCCTTCCCCCCGCCGGACGTGGCGGGGCTGGTGCACCTCCGGGGCGCGCTGGTGGCGGTGCTGGACCTGGGGACCCGGCTCCGCTCCGGTCCGGCGCGCCGCCCGGGGCGGCTGGTGGTGGTCGCCCGCGGGGACGGGGGGGAGCCGCTGGCCCTCCTGGTGGATGCCGTGGCGGGGACCGTGGAGACCGGGGACCTCGTGGACCCGCCCCCCGCCGAGGCCGTGGCCGCCCTCCCGGACGGGTGGCTGGAGGGAGTGGTGCGATCCGCGGAGGGGCGGCCGGTGGCGCTCCTCCACCTCGACAACGTGCTCGCCGGAGTGGACGCATGA
- a CDS encoding ATP-binding protein: protein AGVRRALLDRVEALAAAADASVRTATDLRMVPAGRVLARFPALVRDLAREQGKQVHVVLEGEDTQLDKSTADALAEPLLHLVRNAVDHGIETPAEREAAGKPPQATLALRAAQEGDRVRIEVEDDGRGLDRARIAARAREEGIVPAGGEDGEGVEELIFRPGFSTRRTASTTSGRGIGLDAVRGAVSRLRGSVEVEAGEEGGTRFVLRLPLTVALVPALFFEAAGERLAVPSADVEESLRGAEVERVGAAEVVRIRGETLPLARPGRIFGWDDGDGAPPRFLVVVRSGTRAVALAADRLLEQRPATVRALPGALGSPRGVSGATVAPDGRVVLVVDAAAMVELNVDLYRGGAGVE, encoded by the coding sequence GGGTCCTGGCCCGCTTCCCCGCGCTGGTGCGCGACCTGGCGCGCGAGCAGGGAAAGCAGGTGCACGTGGTGCTGGAGGGGGAGGACACGCAGCTCGACAAGTCCACCGCGGACGCCCTGGCCGAGCCCCTGCTGCACCTGGTCCGCAACGCCGTGGACCACGGCATCGAGACGCCCGCGGAGCGGGAGGCCGCCGGGAAGCCGCCGCAGGCCACCCTGGCGCTGCGGGCCGCGCAGGAGGGCGACCGGGTGCGGATCGAGGTGGAGGACGACGGGCGCGGGCTCGACCGGGCGCGGATCGCCGCCCGGGCGCGCGAGGAGGGGATCGTTCCCGCGGGGGGCGAGGACGGCGAAGGAGTGGAAGAGCTGATCTTCCGGCCCGGTTTTTCCACCCGCCGCACGGCGAGCACCACTTCGGGGCGCGGGATCGGGCTGGACGCGGTGCGCGGCGCGGTGTCGCGGCTGCGGGGGAGCGTGGAGGTGGAGGCGGGCGAGGAGGGCGGGACGCGGTTCGTGCTCCGCCTCCCGCTCACGGTGGCGCTCGTCCCCGCGCTCTTCTTCGAGGCCGCGGGAGAGCGGCTCGCCGTCCCCTCCGCGGACGTGGAGGAGTCGCTGCGCGGTGCCGAGGTGGAGCGGGTGGGCGCGGCGGAGGTGGTGCGCATCCGGGGGGAGACCCTCCCGCTGGCCCGCCCGGGGCGGATCTTCGGGTGGGACGACGGGGACGGCGCGCCCCCGCGCTTCCTGGTGGTGGTGCGGAGCGGGACGCGCGCCGTGGCGCTGGCCGCGGACCGCCTGCTGGAGCAGCGCCCCGCCACCGTGCGCGCCCTCCCCGGAGCGCTGGGGAGCCCGCGGGGAGTGTCGGGGGCGACGGTCGCGCCGGACGGGCGGGTGGTGCTGGTGGTGGACGCTGCGGCCATGGTGGAGCTGAACGTGGACCTGTATCGCGGAGGGGCCGGTGTCGAGTGA
- a CDS encoding response regulator, with translation MSSERRRILVVEDSPMMCRMYRLVLGAENDVRFAANGVEGLDLAAQEPDVDLLIVDINMPHMDGLEFVRRLRTELGMTRPAVLVSSTESGEEDRRLAREAGADAFLAKPWTAEELRRAVRERTGQGG, from the coding sequence GTGTCGAGTGAGCGCAGGCGCATCCTGGTGGTGGAGGACAGCCCCATGATGTGCCGGATGTACCGCCTGGTGCTGGGAGCGGAGAACGACGTCCGGTTTGCCGCCAACGGCGTGGAGGGGCTGGACCTGGCCGCGCAGGAGCCCGACGTGGACCTCCTGATCGTGGACATCAACATGCCCCACATGGACGGGCTGGAGTTCGTGCGCCGCCTGCGGACCGAGCTGGGGATGACGCGCCCGGCGGTGCTGGTGAGCTCCACCGAGTCCGGGGAGGAGGACCGCCGGCTGGCGCGCGAGGCCGGGGCCGACGCCTTCCTGGCGAAGCCCTGGACCGCGGAGGAGCTCCGCCGGGCGGTGCGCGAGCGGACGGGGCAGGGCGGGTGA